The segment ATTAAAAATCAAgccaaaaatttatgtaagAAGCCAACCCCAGTAATGGGACAAATGACtgtgtgttgttgttgtttacTAGGACTCGTCGCTAAGATAGTAGACTTGATTCTCCCACATAGAGACACACGAGTCACTAAATCGATTGTCAAAATGTCATAATTCGAGGTTTTCTGTAATTTTAGTCTCTGATTGAGTAAAAATGTCTCTAGTTctagttatttttctttcggtATACTTTTTTAGATTATTAGATTCAGACTCTAGGGTTTTAATGATAATGACTTTCCTAGATGGAACGAGCAAACAGGAAGTATATCCTCACGCAGGGACCTCTTCAGCAGACTGTCTCGCACTTTTGGCTAATGGTGTGGGAACAGGACTCGAAAGCAATActaatgttaaataaattagttgaGAAGAAGCAGGTGAGTTGGGGATCCcccctcctttttttctttcacgcaaaaatagagaaattaatatttgaaaaaaaaattcttaaaaggtCAAATGTCACCTGTACTGGCCAGAGAAGATTGGCGAGGAGCATCGGATGAATTTAACAGATGTCGGCCTCATTGTTGAGTATTTGAAAGTGGAggaatttgtgaatttctcCATACGCACCCTAAGACTGACAGATATGGAATCCACGAAATCCCGCGAAATCTTGCAGTTTCACTACACAACATGGCCCGATTTTGGCATTCCCAGCTCACCCGTGGCTTTCCTGCTATTCCTCAAGAAGGTACGCGAATCGGGGGCACTCGATGACAACGTTGGACCCCCTGTTGTACACTGCAGTGCCGGTATTGGGCGTTCCGGGACATTTTGCCTCGTTGATTGCTGCCTCGTGCTGGTGAGTcccaaattcatttttatgagCTTCCTGGTATAAAGATTGTTGCTTATTCACTCACTTTGAAGCCTTCCGGAAAGTCCAGGAATAAGCTCCTAAAGAAGTTCTTAAGAATTCCCTTCgagaaaactaaaattttctgccaaaattctctttttttatagattGAGCGCGAAGGTGAGAACAAGGTATCAGTGCAGGATGTTCTCCTGGAACTCCGACGCTTCCGTATGGGCCTCATTCAGACCGTTGATCAACTTTATTTCTCCTACCAAGCAATTATTGAGGGTATTAAACGCCTCAACAATCCTGTAAgaatctttcctttttttctgatttttcttccgTGAGTTTTTGTATTAGAAGAAAGGAAATCTTTTGTTCTTTCAGAATGACGATGATTACGAAGAAGTGGCAGTGATTCAGCAGCAAGAAGATGAAGAGAATGGTGAACAAGCACCACCGCCGCTTCCACCGCCACGAGTTGATTCCCTCCATAGTGGTGGAACACCTGCAAAACCATTGCCTTCAGTTCCTGCCGATGATAATGGGGAGGATGCGCTGCCGGTGAATGGGAATAATGCCGATGGGGGTGTGGAGAATGGGATTGGGAATGTGGATCGTCCGCTACCTCCGCTGCCGCGTGATAATTCGCTGGAGAAGGTGGATGAGTCGCAGAGTGATCATGATTCGTTGGAGGATGAGGACGAGGATGAATTGGCGGAAGATGAGGCTGATGAGGATGAAGATGCCGAAATGAGGGATGATGATGGCACGGAGAAGAATGGCTTGGACAACAGCAATGATTCATTCAAGTCTGATGAGAATATTGACAAGTAATTAGAGACTTTTCTCGAAGCTCCGGCatcaaaaaaactaaattttattaatttttctttttgcagtAGTCAAGAGGAGGCTCTACTGAGACGTAGGAAGCGACAGGAGAGGCAGGACGCCATGGCGGAGAAAGTGCGCGAAATCAAGCGGAAGCAGAAGATGAGTGAAGAGTCTTCGCCGAAAAAGCGCAGGTCACTTATGATTACTATAGCTGCTGGTGTAATTCTTGGTGTAATTTGTCTCTATGCCTATgttaaattcacataaaactTTCGCGCTGCGCCACCCCCTAATCACCTGTGTTGGGGGGACTATCATCCTTTTCAAATGCGCGCGAACAAAAGACATCTACCCCCCCAAAATACATTCTTTTCTCCCCCCAACTCCCCCATTTCTTAcgtgattttccaaagtttcttctttgattttcttttttttttaacaaagtcgtcctttctttttctctattaTTGATACATTCTATCTTATTCCAAAAAAGGCTGTAAAACGTACCGCGACggactaacaaaaaaaaaaggattgaaaaatatattaattgtAGATCTTATTTGTTTTGCGTATTTAGGAACAAAAGAAGTCTCCGTTAACACATTTATTtgttagaaaaatcattaaacctTCGTCCTTGATGAAACAAACAACAAGAACTTATAACCATTTACCCACAACACCTTCCCTTTCGCCCTTCATTCGATAAATCACGcgcaatattttttacaaaacggattgtagagaatattttgtaatgGCACAACGATCtaattacaagaattttttttttgtgaggaGAATTTCACATTCTCGTGCACACGGACACAAGGAGGTCTCAAattgtatttgaattttagaaaaaaaatcttgaggaaaaaaattgagaaatgataagaaattcatgataaaaaaacaatccattaaaaagaatttttaatgttttcttgaataaaaaaaaaacagagcaGAGGGCAAAAAAGTTGGGAATTTTGATGAGAATAGAAGTGATTAAATGGGAAAGAACGTTTTGTGTGATACCGTATtttacagaaaataaatttaaccaTCATTAAAGAACAACaattgattggaaaatttttattgattcgtTAAGTTCGCAGAGATCGCTCCGATTAGTTGAATCATGCAGCAAATTTGCCTGAACTTTCCCTCAAATTCTataaaagttcataaataatttcgtaaatatttaagaaaaaatatttttgtatgttCATTtgactttttagctgtgtttttttcagacacagcttttaaGCTCTGCAAATAATCCCAACGAAgagaaatcattaaattttgccTTAATGCTATTCTTCGTTCTTCTTGTGTACTTTTGTTGAAAATAGTGATAGCTTTTTCGAATTAAATGATTCAAATTGAGTTTAGGATTTCAAAAGCCTTCAATCTTTTTCTGGATGAGCTTAAAACAAGGTTTAAAAGAATGTTTagatgctaaaaaaaataggccTTAATCTTAATAATGAAGTCCGACTGTTCTTAGTAAACAAAAGAACAATAGAATATTAGTTTATTCAAATCAgactaattttctttgagatgtagcgtaatcttaaaaaaacataatttcaaGATAACCAAGGAGCTATAAGatataaatattcataattaATTAGACTCAATAAACTTTCTAATATCAAGAACTGTCATtcccaaaatatatttttttttaattttttcaaaggcAATAGGACCGGCAGTAATGAGTTATAAAGGGTTAAAGGGCttcaaattaagaaaaagctttctaaaaaaaacacagctaaaagtcaTATTCATGtgatatttcatttgaaactttaaaaaatgtttaaggaaaaaatgaagaatttgttTCTGTAAAATACGAAGCATTATTAGTTAGGTATCTAAACTAGGGATTCGATaggttttttttggaaagGATAGAGACATgatgtttttgcaaatttaggCTAGGATCTTAGCTTTAGCCTAGGTTAGTCTAGGTTTCGTCTAATAACCCTTCTAATTCTAGAAATTGTCTTTAATTCTAAACCACTTGAAGActatttcccattttcatttCTCAAGAAGATAAAAGGCTGAAAGGATATAGTTTTCAACGAATTTTAACCTAGCCTGCCTAACCtatatttcccaaatgatTTTAGCTCCGAAATGAAGATTAATTTatcatgaatttcttcaatcatttttcaagtcaaaactttgaaatatttttttgagaaaacttcTTGCCGTTTGCACAAAAactaacaattaaaaaaaaaaagtaaaaagataATAAAGGATAGTTTAAATTGAGATTGTGGATAAaagtaatcaaaaaaattgaatattttatataagaatattatattttaaaactcGATAGATAATGATCCTATTTATACAAGAAACGACACACAacaattactaaaaaaaaaatttttaaatgaattagtTAAAGTAGAATATTAACTACCTACCAATTAACATTCGATTAGTCGTGGATGTTTTGTGAcgtaacaacaacaaaatcaatttcgacagacttttattcttattgaatttttcttttttggaataggggagaccggggtaaaaatagtcaatttgcgtaaatccttatctgtaggattccccaagggcaagaaaatttcctcgataggtcattcttataggaaatttcctggcctacaactttgtctcagaccacttttctctatctccacgggaaatatgagttttcgagcttttcctaaacccttccgcttctgactttttttaaacgcggcgggtaaatatagtcaccagttggctaaataaagtcggtcgaattttccggcatttccaatgaatttccacctgagagattgatagtagttgatagctaaacttctcaccttttgatccgcgacaaggaatttcacttttatacgcactaaaacagagaattttgcgattttctcaaacacgccattttgcaacaaatgaatagaaaatatgccaaaaatttcgatctcccatatgatttacatgggatgactagatctaccccaaggggtatgttttgattcaaaaaattgtagagaaaaatcattaaaagttattgaagaatacaccttggcaacattttctgcactaatccagctagtgagaaaaattatcagatgggaaaactgctgaaggaaatgttcggaaaacgcgtttttctcaatacgcaaaagtttgggaaatgggccaaaaatctattttcatttttaactcctaaagtactgatcggataacctccaaattactgtcaaaaattataggttggtagggctttgcaccctaattttttccgatttttccgatttatattttgggagaaattggcatttgaaaattccaaaatgactatttttaccccggtctcccctacatataACAACAACTacaaaaaagtcttttgaGGTCTATTTGGAGGAATAttaacatagaaaaaaaaacaaaaaaacataagaaTATAGGAAggattttgagaaagaaattatatattaactGTGTATTGAATGTGGAATAGATTTCTTTTGATATTACAACTTGagaattaactaaaaaaaaaacacgaagaggtaagaagataaagaaagaatttgGTGAGGAgatttataataaaagaaaaaaagtaaatattttagtgAAGATAAAAACAGAAAGAAATTAGAgtagagaaagagaaagagataagaaaaagtagaaaagcGTATAAAGTAGATGAATTATATATTAGAGGACTTATTATTagactttctttctttcttttctactTTACGCCACAAAAATGTGATgtcttttttaaacttttttttttttaataatacttttttttgcattcaagaactttggcattttttgagctcaaaggattgaaaaaaaaaacagtgaggtgtataatttttttgcatttttctgtCTATTCAATATACAAACTATATATAATActgtgtaaaatatttttactaaactattaagagaaagaaaagaaaaagaaaacaaaatagtTAATGAGTAAAGAATTCCTTCGGCAAGAATTTTTCCAGggatttccttcattttccaaATCATTCTTCtcagctctttttttttattagaacaaATTTCCTTCCACCCTCCTAACTTGCGGGGAAGGAGAGAtggtttaaagaaaaaaagagagagggtgggtttaattttcacaaactatatacaaaataaattctctttaatttgtcaattgaaaacaaacaaaaaataaaatataagtgcataatttttatctcctgttctcttcttttttttctcactaa is part of the Lutzomyia longipalpis isolate SR_M1_2022 chromosome 3, ASM2433408v1 genome and harbors:
- the LOC129791591 gene encoding tyrosine-protein phosphatase non-receptor type 61F isoform X2; this translates as MTSSSIEVEYGEINKKENGWSQAFQTIKDKCELEAKQKQFTLDESKSISNRKYNRYRDVNPYDHSRIVLHRGDTDYINANLVKMERANRKYILTQGPLQQTVSHFWLMVWEQDSKAILMLNKLVEKKQVKCHLYWPEKIGEEHRMNLTDVGLIVEYLKVEEFVNFSIRTLRLTDMESTKSREILQFHYTTWPDFGIPSSPVAFLLFLKKVRESGALDDNVGPPVVHCSAGIGRSGTFCLVDCCLVLIEREGENKVSVQDVLLELRRFRMGLIQTVDQLYFSYQAIIEGIKRLNNPNDDDYEEVAVIQQQEDEENGEQAPPPLPPPRVDSLHSGGTPAKPLPSVPADDNGEDALPVNGNNADGGVENGIGNVDRPLPPLPRDNSLEKVDESQSDHDSLEDEDEDELAEDEADEDEDAEMRDDDGTEKNGLDNSNDSFKSDENIDNSQEEALLRRRKRQERQDAMAEKVREIKRKQKMSEESSPKKRRTPSSSQSKSERGK
- the LOC129791591 gene encoding tyrosine-protein phosphatase non-receptor type 61F isoform X1, yielding MTSSSIEVEYGEINKKENGWSQAFQTIKDKCELEAKQKQFTLDESKSISNRKYNRYRDVNPYDHSRIVLHRGDTDYINANLVKMERANRKYILTQGPLQQTVSHFWLMVWEQDSKAILMLNKLVEKKQVKCHLYWPEKIGEEHRMNLTDVGLIVEYLKVEEFVNFSIRTLRLTDMESTKSREILQFHYTTWPDFGIPSSPVAFLLFLKKVRESGALDDNVGPPVVHCSAGIGRSGTFCLVDCCLVLIEREGENKVSVQDVLLELRRFRMGLIQTVDQLYFSYQAIIEGIKRLNNPNDDDYEEVAVIQQQEDEENGEQAPPPLPPPRVDSLHSGGTPAKPLPSVPADDNGEDALPVNGNNADGGVENGIGNVDRPLPPLPRDNSLEKVDESQSDHDSLEDEDEDELAEDEADEDEDAEMRDDDGTEKNGLDNSNDSFKSDENIDNSQEEALLRRRKRQERQDAMAEKVREIKRKQKMSEESSPKKRRSLMITIAAGVILGVICLYAYVKFT